The Corynebacterium vitaeruminis DSM 20294 genome window below encodes:
- a CDS encoding cystathionine gamma-synthase, with amino-acid sequence MSADAPHGFSTASIHAGYEPDSLYGSINTPIYASTTFAQNGLNELRGGYEYTRCGNPTIAALEKTVAALEQAEFGRAFASGMAATDTLLRCLLRPGAHLIFGHDAYGGTFRLIDSVFSEWGVEYSVVDTTDAAEVAESLRENTALVWLETPSNPGLAITDIAAVAEAIKDSGAKLVVDNTFASPYLQNPLALGADVVVHSTTKYLGGHSDVVGGVVVTNDPAIDEALLFLQGGAGAIPSVFDAYLTARGIKTLAVRMDRHCDNAEAIARHLDTSEKVATVYYPGLSSHPGHEVAARQMRRFGAMISVRFHDEEAARKFCLSTKLICLAESLGGVESLLEHPATMTHQSVTGSTLEVPRDLVRISVGIEDVEDLLADVDQALAQL; translated from the coding sequence ATGAGCGCCGATGCCCCCCACGGATTCTCCACCGCCAGCATCCACGCAGGATACGAGCCCGATTCGCTGTACGGGTCGATCAACACCCCGATCTACGCGTCGACCACCTTCGCCCAGAACGGCCTCAACGAGCTGCGCGGCGGCTACGAGTACACCCGCTGCGGCAACCCGACCATCGCGGCGCTGGAGAAGACCGTCGCGGCCCTCGAGCAGGCCGAGTTCGGGCGCGCCTTCGCCTCCGGCATGGCGGCCACCGACACGCTGCTGCGCTGCCTGCTGCGCCCGGGTGCCCACCTCATCTTCGGCCACGACGCCTACGGCGGAACCTTCCGACTGATCGACTCGGTGTTTTCCGAGTGGGGCGTGGAGTACTCGGTGGTGGACACCACCGACGCCGCGGAGGTCGCCGAGTCGCTGCGCGAGAACACCGCGCTCGTCTGGCTCGAGACCCCGTCCAACCCGGGTCTGGCGATCACCGACATCGCCGCCGTCGCCGAGGCCATCAAGGACTCCGGCGCGAAGCTCGTGGTGGACAACACCTTCGCCTCGCCCTACCTGCAGAACCCGCTGGCGCTCGGTGCCGACGTGGTCGTGCACTCCACCACCAAGTACCTGGGCGGGCACTCCGACGTGGTCGGCGGCGTCGTAGTGACCAACGACCCCGCGATCGACGAGGCGCTCCTGTTCCTCCAGGGCGGCGCGGGAGCGATCCCCTCCGTCTTCGACGCCTATCTCACCGCCCGCGGCATCAAGACCCTGGCCGTGCGCATGGATCGCCACTGCGACAACGCCGAGGCCATCGCGCGCCACCTCGATACCAGCGAGAAGGTCGCCACCGTCTACTACCCGGGGCTTTCCTCGCACCCGGGCCACGAGGTCGCCGCCCGTCAGATGCGGCGCTTCGGCGCGATGATCTCCGTTCGCTTCCACGACGAGGAGGCAGCGCGGAAGTTCTGCCTGTCCACCAAGCTCATCTGCCTGGCCGAGTCCCTAGGCGGCGTGGAGTCTCTGCTCGAGCACCCGGCCACGATGACGCACCAGTCGGTCACCGGCTCCACCCTCGAGGTCCCGCGCGACCTCGTGCGCATCTCCGTGGGCATCGAGGACGTCGAGGACCTGCTCGCCGACGTCGATCAGGCGCTCGCGCAGCTCTAA
- a CDS encoding ABC transporter ATP-binding protein — MNTPALSLSDVRVVRGGRCIASCDELAVLPGEHWAIMGPNGAGKTTLLKVAGTLLFPSEGTVDVLGKRMGRVDVFTVRMQIGYVDPKQRLDDMSCYEAVLSGVTASNGFIPRWQPAPEEEALARELIELVGMASKSDARWSRMSQGEKARTLIARALVTRPRLLLLDEPSTGLDLPGRETLLRVIDAMRAQQPELSSMVITHHVEEIAASTTHLLLLKDAKVLAAGPVGEVLTAENLSEVFGIPVDLSTHNGRWMAIESA; from the coding sequence ATGAACACTCCCGCGCTTTCGCTTTCCGACGTTCGCGTCGTCCGCGGTGGTCGCTGCATCGCCAGCTGCGACGAGCTTGCCGTCCTCCCGGGCGAGCACTGGGCGATCATGGGCCCCAACGGGGCCGGCAAGACGACGCTGCTCAAGGTCGCCGGTACCCTGCTGTTCCCCTCGGAGGGCACCGTCGACGTATTGGGAAAACGCATGGGACGGGTCGACGTATTCACAGTGCGTATGCAAATCGGTTACGTCGACCCGAAGCAGCGCCTCGACGACATGAGCTGTTACGAGGCGGTTCTCTCCGGCGTGACCGCCTCCAACGGCTTCATCCCGCGCTGGCAGCCGGCGCCCGAGGAGGAGGCGCTCGCGCGCGAGCTCATTGAGCTGGTGGGCATGGCGTCGAAAAGCGACGCGCGCTGGTCGCGGATGAGCCAGGGGGAGAAGGCGCGCACGCTCATCGCCCGCGCGCTGGTCACCCGTCCCAGGCTTTTGCTTCTCGACGAACCGAGCACCGGGCTGGACCTGCCAGGAAGGGAAACGCTGCTTCGGGTTATCGACGCCATGCGTGCCCAGCAGCCGGAGCTGTCCAGCATGGTGATCACCCACCACGTCGAGGAGATCGCCGCCTCCACCACGCACCTGTTGCTGCTCAAGGACGCGAAGGTCCTAGCCGCCGGGCCGGTGGGGGAGGTGCTCACCGCGGAGAACCTGAGCGAGGTCTTCGGCATCCCCGTCGACCTCAGCACACACAACGGGCGCTGGATGGCGATCGAGTCCGCGTAG